The Hyalangium gracile genome has a window encoding:
- a CDS encoding ABC transporter permease: MASSLPTRCQRMSTLLQEVRLALRSMVREKAFTAVVVATLALAIGATTAVFSVVYQVLWRPLPYPEASQLVRLFQTTTPGAGAGPLRDRTRVSLPVWTAWREGARSLSQVEAFRGESTTLREAHSDERLKVARASAGLLPMLGVQPIRGRLWGAELEVPGRDREVVLSHSLWQRLYGGDSGVVGRSLLLDDQVHTIVGVLPGGFQFEPEIELWKPLAAGSNAELGTTLRVVGRLRPEFTTDQARAELAQLAVNAERVPGEELTGVSLEPLHQLWVEQTSSQLEILTAVAALLLLLGCANLTNLLLARGSSRMHEMAVRIALGASRARLVRLLLIENLVRALLGGAVGVLIALWGRGLMSTLIPPQFVTGPGVEPFILVIASVLSVATAVLVGLLPALHATRGDGQAVLAPVARGARGASMGVARSVLVVVQLALAMVPLVGTGLMLRTVWKLQHVPLGFEPHGVTVGEVFFPQEEYASEAAASAVAQELVARIEALPGVSAVGLTGALPFSGEVWRQTTGFRVVGDTASTETTAQAGYVSATEGYFKALGIPLKEGRYPSALDTAHSPPVVVVSEAFVRRHLPGRSALGTRIQLSVSWGPQQPREIVGVVGDVPMERLTAAPLGDVYVPLSQDMPGTLRLAVKSQLPAGQLAPLLHQQLRAADTQLRMVKVRPIEEIVEDSYARMRVVSGLLGAFAVLALVLAAVGLYGILAFWVAQQTRELGIRLALGATPSGLLRMVVRQGLRLTSLGLLAGLASAALLARALSAMLYGISTYDPLIFVGAPAVLMLTALVASWLPATSATRVAPNEALKKEP, encoded by the coding sequence GTGGCATCCTCATTGCCTACCCGCTGCCAGCGCATGTCCACGCTCCTCCAGGAAGTCCGGCTCGCCCTCCGGTCGATGGTTCGCGAGAAGGCGTTCACCGCGGTCGTCGTCGCCACGCTCGCGCTGGCCATCGGCGCCACCACGGCCGTCTTCAGCGTCGTGTACCAGGTGCTCTGGCGGCCCCTGCCCTATCCGGAGGCGTCCCAGCTCGTCCGCCTCTTCCAGACCACCACGCCTGGCGCGGGCGCGGGGCCCCTCCGAGACCGGACGCGCGTGAGCCTTCCGGTGTGGACCGCGTGGCGTGAAGGGGCGCGGAGCCTCTCCCAGGTCGAGGCCTTTCGAGGAGAGAGCACCACCCTCCGGGAGGCCCACTCCGATGAGCGGCTGAAGGTGGCTCGGGCTTCGGCCGGCTTGCTTCCCATGCTGGGAGTGCAGCCCATCCGTGGGCGGCTCTGGGGGGCGGAGCTCGAGGTTCCGGGGCGTGACCGCGAGGTCGTCCTCTCCCACTCGCTGTGGCAGCGCCTCTATGGAGGGGATTCCGGAGTCGTCGGACGCAGCCTTCTGCTGGATGACCAGGTCCACACGATCGTGGGCGTCCTTCCCGGCGGCTTCCAGTTCGAGCCGGAGATCGAGCTCTGGAAGCCTCTGGCAGCGGGCTCGAACGCCGAGCTGGGCACCACGCTGCGCGTCGTGGGACGGCTGCGGCCGGAGTTCACCACTGACCAGGCGAGGGCGGAGCTGGCCCAGCTCGCGGTGAACGCCGAGCGTGTTCCTGGCGAGGAGCTGACCGGCGTGAGCCTGGAGCCCCTCCATCAGCTCTGGGTCGAGCAGACCTCCTCCCAGCTGGAGATCCTGACCGCCGTGGCGGCCCTGCTGCTGCTGCTGGGGTGCGCCAACCTCACCAACCTGCTGCTGGCGCGCGGCAGCTCGCGCATGCACGAGATGGCCGTGCGCATCGCGCTGGGCGCGAGCCGGGCCCGGCTGGTCCGGCTGCTGTTGATCGAGAACCTGGTCCGCGCCCTGCTCGGTGGGGCCGTCGGGGTGCTGATCGCGCTGTGGGGACGCGGGCTGATGAGCACACTCATCCCACCCCAGTTCGTGACCGGACCGGGCGTCGAGCCGTTCATCCTCGTGATCGCCTCGGTGCTCTCGGTCGCCACGGCGGTGCTGGTGGGCCTGCTGCCCGCGCTTCATGCGACTCGCGGGGACGGGCAGGCCGTGCTCGCTCCCGTGGCTCGCGGCGCTCGCGGCGCCTCGATGGGGGTGGCCAGGTCCGTGCTCGTCGTCGTCCAGCTGGCGCTGGCCATGGTGCCGCTGGTGGGCACCGGCCTCATGCTCCGCACGGTCTGGAAGCTTCAGCACGTCCCGCTGGGCTTCGAGCCCCATGGCGTCACCGTGGGCGAGGTCTTCTTCCCTCAAGAAGAGTACGCCAGCGAAGCCGCCGCCTCGGCGGTCGCCCAGGAGCTCGTCGCCCGAATCGAGGCGCTGCCAGGTGTGAGCGCGGTGGGGCTCACCGGCGCCCTGCCCTTCTCGGGAGAGGTCTGGCGGCAGACCACGGGCTTCCGCGTCGTGGGGGACACGGCTTCCACCGAGACGACCGCTCAGGCCGGATACGTGTCCGCCACCGAGGGCTACTTCAAGGCGCTAGGGATTCCTCTAAAGGAGGGCCGATACCCGAGCGCGCTGGACACGGCCCACAGCCCGCCTGTCGTCGTCGTCTCCGAGGCGTTCGTGCGCCGCCATCTGCCGGGGCGGAGTGCGCTCGGAACCCGGATCCAGCTGAGCGTGAGCTGGGGCCCACAGCAGCCTCGCGAGATCGTCGGTGTCGTCGGGGACGTGCCCATGGAGCGACTGACCGCCGCTCCGCTGGGAGACGTCTACGTCCCCCTGAGCCAGGACATGCCCGGCACCCTGCGCCTGGCCGTGAAGTCCCAGCTCCCCGCAGGGCAGCTGGCGCCACTCCTGCACCAGCAACTGCGCGCTGCGGACACCCAGCTTCGGATGGTCAAGGTCCGCCCGATTGAAGAGATCGTCGAGGACAGCTACGCCCGGATGCGGGTGGTGAGCGGGCTCCTGGGCGCCTTTGCGGTGCTCGCGCTGGTGCTGGCCGCCGTGGGGCTCTACGGAATCCTGGCCTTCTGGGTGGCTCAGCAGACACGAGAGCTGGGGATCCGGCTCGCCCTCGGCGCCACCCCATCGGGCCTGCTGCGCATGGTCGTCAGGCAGGGCCTGCGGCTCACCAGCCTCGGCCTACTCGCGGGGCTGGCGAGCGCCGCGCTGCTGGCACGAGCGCTCTCCGCGATGCTCTACGGCATCTCCACGTACGATCCCCTCATCTTCGTGGGTGCCCCCGCGGTGCTGATGCTTACAGCACTGGTCGCGAGCTGGCTCCCCGCCACCTCCGCCACGCGTGTGGCCCCGAACGAGGCTCTCAAGAAGGAGCCCTGA
- a CDS encoding protein kinase domain-containing protein: MRRVSIALALALVLGACKSETTESPGQKGVVDLRYWSFDAQGPVALGGEWAFHWLRLEDGGSPAREPDGYLPPLMWNGRSLGDMELPARGYATLRLKVLLPSEPQRLLLETSPADSAYHLTVLDARGTPLSTFEAGTVGTTRETTRLLARPGRIPIDAANELTLVLRISNFQMARGGPWLLPVLGDRATLQREWESERYTELVVVGMLLMMSLHFLTMFGLRRDEPAPLWFSLFCFSLAVRTLLLGRYLEEAYPDTGLGVLLLRLEYLDLPGIVVFFVLFLAEIFTIRPRWFVRTAVVTCSGFAALALLAPPEVFTAGRDALQAFLLFGIGCLLVSLVLEAFRDRNRLAMVMLGALTIFTAAVIHDILAEHHVIHSTLSAHSLGGICFLFIQSALLASINQRMRRGLEDATARLSAQNREMALLNEDLRVQVAVRSRSLASTLTALLSARSSLSEPQPGRIVGKRYELEKHLGTGGMGMVFSAKRLSDQRRVALKLIASSYASNPTALARLAREAESAAAIDHPNVVRVLDIDLDEHGTLFLAMELVEGQSLEDHRSRFGDVAWALPLLPQILEALRAIHAGGVLHRDLKPSNILLANGVVKVVDFGIARPMREAEGGRVTVELTNDTSTEVTLTRAGSILGSPPYMAPELADGMANSSTASDIFSFGCVAYELLCARRPFDKPLVLEKAVDRHLRTAPPLRKWCPQLDERLATLIDRCLGPAHSRPTTQELLAAFTRPDSRDEPPADPASAPPPSVAHRA; this comes from the coding sequence GTGAGACGGGTCTCCATCGCCCTCGCGCTCGCACTCGTGCTCGGGGCCTGTAAGTCCGAGACCACCGAGAGCCCGGGCCAGAAGGGCGTCGTCGACCTGAGGTACTGGAGCTTCGACGCTCAGGGGCCGGTAGCCCTGGGCGGCGAGTGGGCGTTCCACTGGCTGCGGCTCGAGGACGGCGGCTCCCCGGCGCGGGAGCCTGATGGCTACCTGCCTCCGCTCATGTGGAACGGGCGCTCCCTGGGAGACATGGAGCTGCCCGCGCGGGGCTACGCCACGCTCCGGCTCAAGGTGCTGCTCCCCTCCGAGCCGCAGCGACTCCTGCTGGAGACCAGCCCGGCCGACAGCGCGTACCACCTGACGGTGCTCGACGCGCGCGGCACCCCCCTGAGCACCTTCGAGGCCGGCACGGTCGGCACCACGCGCGAGACGACCCGGCTGCTCGCGCGCCCGGGGCGCATCCCGATCGACGCCGCGAACGAGCTCACCCTCGTCCTGCGGATCAGCAACTTCCAGATGGCGCGCGGCGGGCCCTGGCTGCTGCCGGTGCTCGGAGACCGGGCCACGCTGCAGCGGGAGTGGGAGTCCGAGCGCTACACCGAGCTGGTCGTGGTCGGCATGTTGCTCATGATGTCGCTGCACTTCCTGACCATGTTCGGCCTGCGTCGGGACGAGCCGGCCCCGCTCTGGTTCAGCCTCTTCTGCTTCTCGCTGGCCGTGCGGACCCTGCTGCTCGGGCGCTACCTCGAGGAGGCCTACCCGGACACCGGCCTGGGCGTCCTGCTGCTGCGCCTGGAGTACCTGGACCTGCCCGGCATCGTCGTCTTCTTCGTCCTGTTCCTGGCGGAGATCTTCACCATCCGCCCGCGGTGGTTCGTCCGGACGGCGGTGGTGACGTGCAGCGGCTTCGCGGCGCTCGCGTTGCTGGCTCCGCCCGAGGTGTTCACCGCGGGCCGGGACGCGCTGCAGGCGTTCCTGCTGTTCGGCATCGGGTGCTTGCTCGTATCGCTCGTGCTCGAGGCGTTCCGCGACAGGAACCGGCTGGCCATGGTCATGCTGGGCGCGCTCACGATCTTCACCGCCGCGGTGATCCACGACATCCTCGCGGAGCACCACGTCATCCACAGCACCTTGAGCGCGCACTCGCTCGGGGGCATCTGCTTCCTGTTCATCCAGTCCGCGCTGCTCGCCAGCATCAACCAGCGCATGCGGCGCGGCCTGGAGGACGCCACCGCCCGGCTCAGCGCGCAGAACCGCGAGATGGCCCTGCTCAACGAGGATCTCCGCGTGCAGGTGGCGGTCCGCTCGCGCTCGCTGGCCAGCACCCTCACGGCGCTGCTCTCCGCCAGGTCCTCTCTCAGCGAGCCCCAGCCCGGCCGCATCGTCGGCAAGCGCTACGAGCTGGAGAAGCACCTCGGCACGGGAGGCATGGGCATGGTGTTCTCTGCGAAGCGGCTCTCGGACCAGCGCCGCGTCGCGCTCAAGCTCATCGCCAGCTCCTACGCCAGCAACCCGACGGCGCTCGCCCGGCTCGCGCGGGAGGCGGAGAGCGCGGCGGCCATCGATCATCCGAACGTCGTGCGCGTGCTGGACATCGATCTCGACGAGCATGGCACGCTGTTCCTGGCCATGGAGCTGGTGGAGGGCCAGAGCCTGGAGGACCATCGCTCGCGCTTCGGCGACGTCGCGTGGGCGCTGCCGCTGCTGCCGCAGATCCTCGAGGCGCTGCGGGCCATCCACGCCGGGGGCGTGCTCCACCGGGACCTGAAGCCGAGCAACATCCTGCTCGCGAACGGCGTCGTGAAGGTGGTGGACTTCGGCATCGCCCGCCCGATGCGGGAGGCGGAGGGGGGCCGCGTCACCGTGGAGCTGACGAATGACACCTCCACCGAGGTGACGCTGACGCGCGCCGGGAGCATCCTCGGCTCACCGCCCTACATGGCTCCCGAGCTCGCCGATGGAATGGCGAACTCGTCGACCGCCTCGGACATCTTCTCTTTCGGGTGCGTGGCCTACGAGCTCCTCTGCGCCCGGCGGCCCTTCGACAAGCCGCTCGTGCTGGAGAAGGCCGTCGACCGGCACCTGCGCACCGCCCCGCCTCTGAGGAAGTGGTGTCCCCAGCTCGATGAGCGCCTGGCGACGCTGATCGATCGCTGCCTGGGGCCCGCGCACTCCCGGCCGACGACCCAGGAGCTGCTCGCCGCCTTCACGCGCCCGGACTCGCGCGACGAGCCCCCCGCCGACCCGGCCTCGGCGCCTCCTCCGTCGGTGGCCCACCGCGCCTGA
- a CDS encoding OmpA family protein, with product MGLLRVAGADLGTRGLLRFSATGEYFKNGSFPVRDAENTRTAGTFALAYVPFEFLEVSASYTAASNTNSRSSPNLIQALGDMTLGVRGTREWIPGLWAGGELRALFFSGVGNQDLDRAAFGLSPRVLATYDLRRLDSRLPLRAHGNLGLILDGTGELVSSARLNAAEEYALNVNRFNRLGLGLGVEAPLRGVTPFLEFNLHYPLGVGGDGLVAPDGQTVSAAGAAYKTFNLGAKVTAVRDVTFSVGAEFGLTRTVGLGVPATPPFNLFFGASYTVDLLDRGRTRVVETVRERKVDAPEPSRTVQTTPPPQTVQAPQTAQVSGVVRDAQTRQALAGVLVTVPGAGLPPVATEAGSGRFLTHQLPAGPVRLAARKEGYRLVEHDLRLTAGETSTVELLMEAEARPAVFTVSTTSQKKPVAATVSFQGPKSQELSTSESASAPAKLELPAGRYVVNVTGKGFLAQTRTVQVADGAAQELSFELEPEPKKRLAEVKEDRIELAEQIQFGTGKAVILPASYPLLAQVVDLLVRGGFKRVRIEGHTDNQGDSAANLQLSKDRAQAVAAHLIKAGIDAARLESEGFGDTRPIAPNLTPRGRELNRRVELLIVER from the coding sequence GTGGGGCTGCTGCGGGTGGCGGGCGCGGACCTGGGCACCCGGGGACTGCTGCGCTTCTCCGCCACCGGCGAGTACTTCAAGAACGGCAGCTTCCCGGTGCGCGACGCGGAGAACACGCGCACGGCCGGCACCTTCGCGCTCGCCTATGTGCCGTTCGAGTTCCTCGAGGTCTCCGCCTCCTATACCGCCGCGTCGAACACCAACTCGCGCTCCTCTCCCAACCTGATCCAGGCGCTGGGGGACATGACGCTGGGGGTGCGGGGGACGCGCGAGTGGATCCCCGGCCTGTGGGCCGGCGGCGAGTTGCGCGCCCTGTTCTTCTCCGGTGTGGGCAACCAGGACCTGGATCGCGCGGCCTTCGGATTGTCGCCTCGAGTGCTCGCCACCTATGACTTGAGGCGGCTGGACTCCCGGCTGCCGCTGCGCGCCCACGGCAACCTGGGCCTCATCCTGGACGGCACGGGAGAGCTGGTGAGCAGCGCCCGCCTGAACGCCGCCGAGGAGTACGCGCTCAACGTCAACCGCTTCAACCGCCTGGGCCTGGGCCTGGGCGTGGAGGCGCCGCTGCGCGGGGTGACGCCGTTCCTCGAGTTCAACCTCCACTACCCGCTGGGCGTGGGCGGAGACGGGCTCGTGGCCCCGGACGGGCAGACCGTCTCCGCGGCCGGCGCGGCCTACAAGACGTTCAACCTGGGCGCCAAGGTCACCGCCGTGCGCGACGTCACCTTCAGTGTGGGCGCCGAGTTCGGCCTCACCCGCACCGTGGGCCTGGGCGTCCCGGCCACCCCGCCCTTCAACCTCTTCTTCGGCGCCTCGTACACCGTGGACCTGCTGGACCGCGGAAGGACGCGCGTCGTCGAGACGGTGCGCGAGCGGAAGGTGGACGCGCCGGAGCCCTCCCGGACGGTGCAGACGACCCCTCCGCCGCAGACGGTCCAGGCGCCACAGACGGCCCAGGTGTCGGGAGTGGTGCGAGATGCGCAGACGCGCCAGGCGCTCGCCGGCGTGCTGGTGACGGTGCCCGGTGCCGGCCTGCCTCCGGTGGCGACCGAGGCAGGCAGCGGACGCTTCCTCACCCACCAGCTGCCCGCCGGCCCGGTGCGGCTCGCCGCGCGGAAGGAGGGCTACCGCCTGGTGGAGCATGACCTGAGGCTCACGGCGGGAGAGACGTCCACCGTGGAGCTGCTGATGGAGGCCGAGGCCCGCCCAGCCGTGTTCACTGTCTCCACCACCTCTCAGAAGAAGCCGGTGGCGGCCACCGTGAGCTTCCAGGGCCCCAAGAGCCAGGAGCTGTCCACCTCCGAGTCCGCCTCCGCGCCCGCGAAGCTGGAGCTGCCGGCCGGCCGCTACGTGGTGAACGTCACCGGCAAGGGCTTCCTGGCCCAGACGCGCACCGTCCAGGTAGCCGACGGCGCCGCCCAGGAGCTCTCCTTCGAGTTGGAACCCGAGCCCAAGAAGCGGCTGGCGGAGGTGAAGGAGGACCGGATCGAGCTGGCCGAGCAGATCCAGTTCGGCACCGGCAAGGCGGTGATCCTCCCGGCCAGCTACCCCCTGCTGGCGCAGGTGGTGGACCTGCTGGTGCGCGGCGGCTTCAAGCGCGTGCGCATCGAGGGCCACACCGACAACCAGGGCGACTCCGCGGCCAACCTGCAGCTGTCCAAGGATCGGGCCCAGGCGGTGGCCGCGCACCTCATCAAGGCGGGGATCGACGCGGCGCGTCTGGAGTCCGAGGGGTTCGGGGACACGCGCCCCATCGCCCCCAACCTCACCCCCCGTGGGCGGGAGCTGAACCGGCGCGTGGAGCTACTCATCGTGGAGCGGTGA
- a CDS encoding ATP-binding protein, translating to MIGAGAASESLVSRLSESGFQCAVADDVEGVPQAAGSLQPEVILLATAAKRAAETLEGIRNIAQLRNVPVLADATRSRSAETLKKLAVDGVIRGAEEMVPRLEAALRAGRLRETEERTRLRMGMLLEITEAATSSLELDAILRIAVDKVGRVTGSDRCSVVLVEGSHARTGTVVATQEDPSLVQLEIEISRYPELRRALETRQPVLIERAENDPLMAEVRPNIMAVGVHSVLVQPLVCQDELMGALFLRHSRVGTTFGRDEQAFAQAVAAVLANSIRNARLHTAVKRKREDLELAYVERYRELSDANRRLKELNRLKDEIIAVCSHDLRAPLQVLLGHGRLLLEGPVTADQKMSVEAMIRQGRKILGLVESLLEKGKGEAARLSIEPRKLDMSVLCKESTTELNILASQRGITLRAESSESLMLIGDEVKLHEVLQNLITNAIHHAKDKGQVVVRAIRLTRPDGDAVKITVQDDGPGIPPDEVHLVFDRYRHGPKGTGLGLAICKEFVELHGGEIWAENSPEGGCIFVFTLPMAQEALRKSQTPVPIEPQQPRVLVVEDEAEIAAVLAEVLRSRYRVEVARDGQEGVAKARNLRPDLVVMDVFLPKLDGLEATVALKSSTDTAHIPVILLSAHQGVAEKVRALNLGAVDYMSKPFNAMELLNRTERALKAPPGGVGEGNRVGSPAVRMGGDPGTNLYDKRGLLVKLEVEVSKSRRYHRHMCVAVLRPERPQADVPKGATDVLRKLLRAPDAVAHMGSGVFAIMLPECDVGGARTVIQRLLPEMQSVTGIAYQQAVADVSQDSDPVDRILDRLGAPIASLS from the coding sequence GTGATCGGTGCGGGAGCAGCCAGCGAGTCCCTGGTCTCCCGCCTCTCCGAGAGCGGCTTCCAGTGCGCGGTCGCCGATGACGTGGAGGGCGTGCCGCAGGCGGCGGGCAGCCTCCAGCCGGAGGTCATCCTGCTGGCCACGGCGGCCAAACGCGCGGCGGAGACGCTCGAGGGCATCCGCAACATCGCCCAATTGCGCAACGTGCCGGTGCTGGCGGACGCCACGCGCTCGCGCTCGGCCGAGACGCTGAAGAAGCTGGCGGTGGACGGCGTCATCCGCGGCGCCGAGGAGATGGTGCCGCGGCTGGAGGCGGCGCTGCGCGCGGGCCGCCTGCGAGAGACGGAGGAGCGCACCCGGCTGCGGATGGGCATGCTCCTGGAGATCACCGAGGCGGCCACCAGCTCGCTGGAGCTGGACGCCATCCTGCGCATCGCGGTGGACAAGGTGGGCCGCGTCACCGGCTCGGATCGCTGCTCGGTGGTGCTGGTGGAGGGCTCGCACGCCCGCACCGGCACGGTGGTGGCCACGCAGGAGGATCCGTCGCTGGTGCAGCTGGAGATCGAGATCTCCCGCTACCCGGAGCTGCGCCGCGCCCTGGAGACGCGCCAGCCGGTGCTCATCGAGCGCGCGGAGAACGATCCGCTGATGGCGGAGGTGCGGCCCAACATCATGGCGGTGGGCGTGCACTCGGTGCTGGTGCAGCCGCTGGTGTGCCAGGACGAGCTGATGGGCGCGCTCTTCCTGCGGCACTCGCGCGTGGGCACCACGTTCGGCCGGGACGAGCAGGCCTTCGCGCAGGCGGTGGCCGCGGTGCTGGCCAACTCCATCCGCAACGCGCGGCTGCACACCGCCGTCAAGCGCAAGCGCGAGGACCTGGAGCTGGCGTACGTGGAGCGCTACCGCGAGCTCTCGGACGCCAACCGCCGCCTCAAGGAGCTCAACCGGCTCAAGGACGAGATCATCGCGGTGTGCAGCCATGATCTGCGCGCCCCGCTGCAGGTGCTGCTGGGCCACGGCCGGCTGCTGCTGGAGGGCCCTGTCACGGCGGATCAGAAGATGTCCGTCGAGGCGATGATCCGCCAGGGCCGGAAGATCCTCGGCCTGGTCGAGTCGCTGCTGGAGAAGGGCAAGGGCGAGGCGGCGCGGCTGTCCATCGAGCCGCGCAAGCTGGACATGTCCGTGCTCTGCAAGGAGAGCACGACCGAGCTGAACATCCTGGCCTCGCAGCGCGGCATCACCCTGCGCGCCGAGTCGTCCGAGAGCCTGATGCTCATCGGTGACGAGGTGAAGCTGCACGAGGTGCTGCAGAACCTCATCACCAACGCCATCCACCACGCCAAGGACAAGGGCCAGGTGGTGGTGCGAGCCATCCGGCTGACGCGGCCGGACGGCGACGCGGTGAAGATCACCGTGCAGGACGACGGGCCGGGCATCCCGCCGGACGAGGTGCACCTGGTGTTCGACCGCTACCGCCACGGGCCGAAGGGCACGGGGCTGGGGCTGGCCATCTGCAAGGAGTTCGTCGAGCTGCACGGCGGGGAGATCTGGGCGGAGAACTCGCCGGAGGGCGGCTGCATCTTCGTCTTCACGCTGCCCATGGCGCAGGAGGCGCTGCGCAAGTCGCAGACGCCGGTGCCCATCGAGCCGCAGCAGCCGCGCGTGCTGGTGGTGGAGGACGAGGCGGAGATCGCCGCGGTGCTGGCGGAGGTGCTGCGCTCGCGCTACCGGGTGGAGGTGGCGCGCGACGGGCAGGAGGGCGTGGCCAAGGCGCGCAACCTGCGCCCGGATCTGGTGGTGATGGACGTGTTCCTGCCCAAGCTGGACGGCCTGGAGGCCACGGTGGCGCTCAAGTCCTCCACGGACACGGCGCACATCCCCGTCATCCTCCTGTCCGCGCACCAGGGGGTGGCGGAGAAGGTCCGCGCGCTGAACCTGGGCGCCGTGGACTACATGAGCAAGCCCTTCAACGCGATGGAGCTGCTCAACCGCACCGAGCGGGCCCTGAAGGCGCCTCCCGGCGGGGTGGGGGAGGGCAACCGGGTGGGCTCGCCGGCGGTGCGCATGGGGGGCGACCCGGGCACCAACCTGTACGACAAGCGCGGCCTGCTGGTGAAGCTGGAGGTGGAGGTGTCCAAGAGCCGCCGCTACCACCGGCACATGTGCGTGGCGGTGCTGCGGCCGGAGCGCCCCCAGGCCGACGTGCCCAAGGGCGCCACGGACGTGCTGCGCAAGCTCTTGAGGGCGCCGGACGCCGTGGCCCACATGGGCTCGGGCGTGTTCGCCATCATGCTGCCCGAGTGCGATGTAGGAGGCGCACGGACCGTCATCCAGCGCCTGCTGCCGGAGATGCAGTCCGTCACGGGCATCGCCTACCAGCAGGCGGTGGCGGACGTGAGCCAGGACAGCGATCCGGTGGATCGGATTCTGGACAGGCTCGGGGCCCCCATCGCCAGTCTGAGCTGA
- a CDS encoding tetratricopeptide repeat protein: MREAINAGVEREDFSSPASYAHFLQARLLHHAGSHRAAADELRLALATDEGNPYLLTQLGEEYARLGDLNKAEAELRRAVEVASRYYPAHVMLGRVLLEAGRYPKARMHLRRAVTLKPREPEAYLVLAQLHLEAKQPEEAVKVVEELAAALPGEASGYRRLGLALAERGDKARAEKLLVQAIERDPADVEVSMTLARLYEASGRSSEAEECLARALEHDPDNRDVLLSAGRIALKLGSATRARAYFDRLLSLSDDPELTVRVAFAFLASRETAAAAEVLDMARRGRPKEPRISYYAGLVHERQRHYAQAAAAYAEVPESSELFDEVRSRRAQCLSRAGQHSQALALFETSLAEAPDDASLRVQYARALERSGAADRAEAVLKEALARTPAPELYEALASTLHRRGRSAEGVALLSEAVSRKPRDEALLYALGAAYDQQGDADKALAQMRAVLAINADNAAAMNFIGYLLAQKRRDLSEAERLVLRALELRPDTGAFLDSLGWVYFQRGEYQRAVEALERATQLEPDEPVILEHLGDAYRQTSRRAEAVTTWRRAIEVLTLDPEAADPPLQRMLLERKLKMLSTEAAGR, translated from the coding sequence ATGCGTGAGGCCATCAACGCGGGGGTGGAGCGGGAGGACTTCTCCTCACCCGCCAGCTACGCGCACTTCCTCCAGGCCCGGCTGCTGCACCATGCGGGCTCCCACCGCGCGGCGGCGGACGAGCTGCGGCTGGCGCTCGCCACGGACGAGGGCAACCCCTACCTGCTCACCCAGCTGGGCGAGGAGTACGCGCGCCTGGGGGACCTCAACAAGGCGGAGGCGGAGCTGCGCCGGGCGGTGGAGGTGGCCTCCCGGTACTACCCGGCCCACGTGATGCTCGGGCGCGTCCTGCTGGAGGCTGGGCGCTACCCGAAGGCGCGGATGCACCTGCGCCGGGCGGTGACGCTCAAGCCTCGCGAGCCCGAGGCCTACCTCGTCCTGGCGCAGCTCCACCTGGAGGCCAAGCAGCCGGAGGAGGCGGTGAAGGTGGTGGAGGAGCTGGCCGCGGCGCTCCCGGGGGAGGCCTCCGGGTACCGCCGCCTGGGCCTGGCTCTGGCCGAGCGTGGAGACAAGGCCCGGGCCGAGAAGCTGCTCGTCCAGGCCATCGAGCGGGATCCGGCGGACGTCGAGGTCTCGATGACGCTGGCGCGGCTGTACGAGGCCAGCGGGCGCTCCTCCGAGGCCGAGGAGTGTCTGGCCCGAGCGCTCGAGCATGACCCGGACAACCGCGACGTGCTGCTGTCGGCGGGGCGCATTGCCCTCAAGCTCGGCTCGGCCACGCGGGCGCGGGCCTACTTCGACCGGCTGCTGTCGCTCTCGGACGATCCCGAGCTGACGGTGCGGGTGGCCTTCGCCTTCCTGGCCTCGCGGGAGACGGCCGCCGCCGCGGAGGTGCTGGACATGGCCCGCCGCGGGCGCCCGAAGGAGCCCCGCATCTCCTATTACGCCGGTCTGGTGCACGAGCGGCAGCGCCACTACGCCCAGGCCGCCGCCGCCTACGCCGAGGTGCCCGAGTCCTCCGAGCTCTTCGACGAGGTGCGCTCCCGGCGCGCGCAGTGCCTCTCGCGGGCGGGGCAGCATTCCCAGGCGCTCGCGCTCTTCGAGACCTCCCTGGCGGAGGCTCCGGACGACGCGAGCCTGCGGGTGCAGTATGCCCGGGCGCTCGAGCGGAGCGGCGCCGCGGACCGGGCCGAGGCCGTGCTGAAGGAGGCCCTGGCACGCACCCCCGCCCCCGAGCTGTACGAGGCGCTCGCCTCCACCCTGCACCGGCGGGGCCGCTCGGCGGAGGGGGTGGCGCTGCTGAGCGAGGCCGTCTCCCGGAAGCCGCGGGACGAGGCGCTCCTGTACGCGCTGGGCGCCGCCTACGATCAGCAGGGAGACGCGGACAAGGCCCTGGCGCAGATGCGCGCCGTGCTGGCCATCAACGCGGACAACGCCGCGGCGATGAACTTCATCGGCTATCTGCTGGCCCAGAAGCGCCGCGATCTCTCCGAGGCGGAGCGGCTGGTGCTGCGCGCGCTGGAGCTGCGGCCGGACACCGGCGCCTTCCTGGACTCGCTGGGCTGGGTCTACTTCCAGCGCGGGGAGTATCAGCGCGCCGTGGAGGCGCTGGAGCGGGCCACGCAGCTGGAACCGGACGAGCCCGTCATCCTGGAACACCTGGGAGACGCCTACCGGCAGACCTCCCGGCGCGCGGAGGCGGTGACCACGTGGCGCCGCGCCATCGAGGTGCTGACCCTGGACCCGGAGGCCGCCGATCCCCCCCTCCAGCGGATGCTGCTCGAGCGGAAGCTGAAGATGCTGTCCACGGAGGCTGCGGGCCGCTAA